In one window of Mercurialis annua linkage group LG4, ddMerAnnu1.2, whole genome shotgun sequence DNA:
- the LOC126678859 gene encoding uncharacterized protein LOC126678859 produces MGNYVSRKLSHPIQKNSRKLTKVILPNGEIRQIKNQPTTTKAAELMMDVPNFFITDTKTLKMGKRFCPLNADDDLENGNVYIMFPMHRKNSVVTAGDMAALFMTANKVLRRASVGNNSVKVLPESESAGESCEEFALPRLSLEDIEEVSTPEFRHRISMSRSKKPVLETIEEESIFSR; encoded by the coding sequence ATGGGAAACTACGTTTCAAGAAAATTATCACATCCCATACAGAAGAACTCAAGAAAATTGACAAAAGTGATCCTTCCTAATGGCGAAATCCGGCAAATCAAGAATCAACCCACCACCACGAAGGCGGCGGAGCTAATGATGGACGTACCGAACTTTTTCATCACCGACACAAAAACACTCAAAATGGGCAAAAGATTTTGTCCCTTAAACGCAGATGATGATCTTGAAAACGGTAATGTGTATATTATGTTTCCGATGCATCGGAAGAACTCTGTCGTCACTGCCGGTGACATGGCTGCTCTTTTTATGACTGCCAATAAGGTCTTGAGACGTGCTTCTGTAGGGAATAACAGTGTTAAGGTCTTGCCGGAGTCGGAGTCTGCCGGAGAAAGCTGTGAGGAATTTGCATTGCCGAGGTTGAGTTTGGAGGATATTGAGGAAGTATCAACTCCTGAGTTTAGGCATAGGATATCAATGTCTAGGTCAAAGAAACCAGTGTTGGAGACTATAGAAGAAGAGTCCATTTTTTCAAGGTGA